The DNA region AATAGAGACATCATTGTATGATAGcgtaataaaacaaacgaataTATCTTCTTTGATAAATTCTTTGAAACATGACCTACTCCGCTATTTACGGAGTTTCCCGATTGAAACTTCattgaaaaagttattttggtcctttgtgttaaaaccggctccggagccgttggtgcagAGCCGGCCCcggagccgttttgcccatcactagtcgCTGGTGCGATCTCATTTGCGAAGGGGGTGGAGCTAgaggtgctggtggtggtgtcgatggtgttggtggtagtgCGACAGACCGTTAGAGCACAACAAAGGATGTGAAATTTCTTGCGAATTCCGCGCGCTGGTTCTATACACGTCCGGCCGTTGGCTTCAAACACTTTAACATCTTTTCAGTCAAAAAGTCAGGCGACACTTCTCTcttggtgtgtgtttgcgtgcgtgtgtgtatttcgTGGGGTAAGAGTGAGCGAGCGCGAGCTCGAATTCTTAGTTTTATCGTGTTAGCTCCTAGCAGTCCGCGGTTTTGTtagtgtgcgcgcgtgtgtgtattgctCAACTGTAATCCGAGATCGACTTTGGCCCGTGGGTAAGTGTCGTACGGTTTTTGGCTATTTCACCCAGCCCCTGCCCTTTTCCTATCTCACAAATAGCGCACAAATCTccttatacaaaaaaaaaaacgcacgcaaTTATTATAAATCTCTAACCAAACAAATTTGTCCAGTGGCGCTCGGAAACCACAAAACAACGCTTCTCGTTCTCGTCGGGCGGCAAAAACGCCCAACATGCCTCTCTACCGAAAAagcccttctttccctccctcccccccattGTCCGCATAGTTTAGTTGGCCCGCCGCTTGATCGACACCTTGCCGCGGCGCAGATGCGACAGAAAGATGCGCACCTTCTGCCCGTCGGACGTTTTCTTCACGCAGATCGCCTCGGTCCCGATCGCGGAGATGTTGGCCGGAAAGCGCGGTATGTCCCGGCCCTCGACGTGCACCGGCTGGCCGCGGTGGAACCAGCGCCGCTCGTACCACAGCTTCCCATCCTCGATGCGCGTTTCCGTCGACGGTTGCGCGTTCGATTGTCCgccctgcaaaaaaaaagcgcgtCGCGAGCCGAAATTGaatcaaaaccacacacacacacacatacacacacacccgctaGCTACACTTACCGTTCCCGTGGGTGCTGCCCCACTGCCACCGTAGCCCTCCGCCGGCTGAGATCCACCGTTCTGGTCGGCAGCATTCGCtcctccgccgccgccccctcctcctcctcctactcctactcctcctcctccgccacCACCCGTTTGCGTTCCTCCACCCGTGCCGCCGGTGCTACCGCTCGCCCCATCGTTGACGGAATGTtgagcggcggcggcggtggaggaggctgcggcggcggccgcagctgccgccgccgctgctgccgcccggCTCGCCGAGATCGGCTTGCTGCGCGAGATCAGCTTCAGATCGTGGTCCACCTCCTTGTCCTCCAGCAGAAACGTCAGCTGGTTGGTCGTTGGCTTGCGGCGCTTCTCCGGCACCGGCAGCGGCTCGTTCGGGCGGCGGCGCAGCTTCCGCGTCACGGTCGGCTTCACGTCGACCGAGTCGCCGTTCAGCTCCATCGTCGCGAACTCGTGCTCGATCATCTTCTTCTGGTCCTCCAGGTCGGCGATCAGGTTCTCGATCAGCTCCGCCTTCTTCTCGTCGAACTCCTTCTCCGCGGCCGCCTTCTCGAGGATGCAGTCGCGCTCCGCGCACGCGAGCAGGTAGTCCCGCTCGACCTCGTTCAGCAGCACCCGGTCATCCAGCTCGAGCTGCAGCCGGTCGACGATCTTCAGGTACTCCGGGTGCTTGCCCTGCTTCAGCAGCTCCAGCTGCCCGAGCAGGTTCGCCAGCTTGTCCTGGTACATCTGCTCCCGGATCTCCATCCGCTCGTCCACGCTGTGCTGGTTGTTCGTGCCGGTCAGCAGCTCACTCTCGCTCGCCTCGTCGGTGTCTGTTGGTGGAGGagaacatgcaaaaaaaaaacccgtgtTATACAAACGTGTCCACACGCGGCCCAGCTGCTATAACCGGTCGGTTCGCTTGCCTTCACCACTATCGGCGTCATTTTCGCCGTCCTGTTCCGGCAGGGCGTGCTGCTCCCGCCGGCCGTCCATTTCGAGGTACACCGTGCTACCGCCCCGGTTTGTTGCCATACTCTCGCCCACTCCTTCCCCGGTTCTCGGTCGCACTGTTGGCCCGTTGGCAAGTCGGACCCGAAAGGAAAACCTTTTCCCCCTGGGAAATGCTACCCTTTTCCAGAATTCCAGAAAGTCCACTGGCCTGGTAAAATTAGCTACAAATCgaagttttattttactgtttttatttatttctatttaacTATTTAAACACCAGGCGCGCGATATATGACGCCATCGGAGgctatgtttttatttacgttttatttgtttgacaGCGGCGTCATGTTTTCCACTGCACAGCGGGGCAAGCACGGtcggaagtaaaaaaaaaaatatattttgaaatataaaaaatatttttgtattaCCAACTTTAATAGTAAGTTAAGAAAAATCAGTAATATTATAACTCtatcatttcaattttattagtAATGACTGGTcaaagtagcaaaaaaatcattccccGGGCCGTTCATCCGGCTGTCCGATTATCCGTGCTATTGAGAAATGACAGCTCAAGACAAAGATGA from Anopheles coluzzii chromosome X, AcolN3, whole genome shotgun sequence includes:
- the LOC120955575 gene encoding sin3 histone deacetylase corepressor complex component SDS3-like, whose protein sequence is MATNRGGSTVYLEMDGRREQHALPEQDGENDADSGEDTDEASESELLTGTNNQHSVDERMEIREQMYQDKLANLLGQLELLKQGKHPEYLKIVDRLQLELDDRVLLNEVERDYLLACAERDCILEKAAAEKEFDEKKAELIENLIADLEDQKKMIEHEFATMELNGDSVDVKPTVTRKLRRRPNEPLPVPEKRRKPTTNQLTFLLEDKEVDHDLKLISRSKPISASRAAAAAAAAAAAAAASSTAAAAQHSVNDGASGSTGGTGGGTQTGGGGGGGVGVGGGGGGGGGGANAADQNGGSQPAEGYGGSGAAPTGTGGQSNAQPSTETRIEDGKLWYERRWFHRGQPVHVEGRDIPRFPANISAIGTEAICVKKTSDGQKVRIFLSHLRRGKVSIKRRAN